From the genome of Nicotiana sylvestris chromosome 2, ASM39365v2, whole genome shotgun sequence, one region includes:
- the LOC104247490 gene encoding transcription factor bHLH144 has protein sequence MQSNYQFSPQKPFFSPEDQAGGGNIFDIPSPSVFGAMALPTGFNPSVPVHGFEFQSSEACPKNFIIFDQTDYRSQIMFHPAMASKFPYPDLKFNAPYFQDSMERKVANNENTEVSSYLKEDSADINALLSFEEEEHEEYDDEEVSTARTDANYGNSSPESYSNYDCQSKKSRTTSFRKSSGSTSNCSEKKRRKLKKMVKALKGIVPGSSRMNTVTVLDEAVRYLKSLKVEVQKLGVENLKTFA, from the coding sequence ATGCAGAGTAACTATCAATTTTCCCCTCAAAAGCCTTTTTTCTCTCCTGAAGACCAAGCAGGTGGTGGTAATATATTCGATATTCCTTCTCCATCAGTCTTCGGTGCAATGGCACTTCCTACTGGTTTCAACCCTTCTGTGCCTGTTCATGGTTTCGAATTTCAGTCCTCTGAGGCATGTCCAAAGAATTTCATCATCTTTGATCAGACTGATTATCGAAGCCAGATCATGTTCCACCCTGCCATGGCTTCCAAGTTTCCATATCCTGATTTGAAATTTAATGCACCTTACTTCCAAGACAGCATGGAGAGAAAAGTTGCAAATAATGAGAATACAGAAGTTTCTTCATATCTGAAGGAAGATTCAGCCGATATAAATGCATTACTCAGCTTTGAAGAGGAAGAACATGAGGAATATGATGATGAAGAGGTGAGCACTGCACGCACCGATGCAAACTATGGAAACAGTTCCCCTGAATCATATTCTAACTATGATTGTCAATCCAAAAAGAGCAGGACCACTTCTTTCAGGAAGTCCTCTGGCAGTACTAGCAATTGCAGTGAGAAAAAACGCCGGAAACTTAAGAAGATGGTGAAGGCATTAAAGGGAATTGTCCCTGGTTCCAGCAGGATGAATACTGTCACTGTTCTTGATGAAGCTGTCAGATACCTCAAGTCACTCAAGGTGGAAGTGCAGAAGCTTggagttgaaaatttgaagacatTTGCTTGA
- the LOC138884906 gene encoding uncharacterized protein produces MPDVPKYDETSYPQKYSTTYTTAVKGNDLAPHEIESVLLKKFGETLTRGTLMWYSLLPEHSIDSFEMLADSFIKAHAGARKVEARKNDIFRISQGESEFLREFVTRFQKKRMLLPTIPGEWKAEAFTKGLNSRSSNASRKLKESLLEFQETTWVDVHNRYESKIRIEDDQVGFP; encoded by the coding sequence ATGCCCGACGTGCCAAAATATGATGAAACTTCATACCCCCAGAAGTATAGTACCACCTATACAACGGCGGTGAAAGGGAATGATTTAGCTCCTCACGAGATTGAATCTGttttgctgaagaaatttggagagacTCTCACGAGGGGAACTTTGATGTGGTATTCGCTATTACCCGAGCATTCCATAGATTCCTTTGAGATGCTTGCGGATTCTTTTATTAAGGCTCATGCCGGAGCCAGAAAGGTGGAGGCTCGAAAGAATGACATATTCAGAATTTCACAAGGAGAATCTGAGTTTCTACGAGAGTTCGTTACCCGATTCCAAAAGAAAAGGATGTTGCTCCCGACTATTCCAGGTGAATGGAAGGCTGAAGCATTCACCAAGGGACTGAATTCGAGAAGTTCAAACGCTTCTAGGAAACTGAAGGAAAGTTTACTTGAGTTTCAAGAAACGACTTGGGTggatgtccacaaccggtacGAGTCAAAGATAAGGATCGAAGATGATCAGGTTGGTTTCCCGTAG